A genomic stretch from Aedes albopictus strain Foshan chromosome 2, AalbF5, whole genome shotgun sequence includes:
- the LOC134286760 gene encoding uncharacterized protein LOC134286760 has translation MSTSKKSSLRKNTLHLKALHRKRENILGSALLIQRFDEQYDISQANQVAIRIERLDGLWDKFEDTEDKIEAIEDQEEGFSEARQEFQNLYFDLKASLVSKLPGAATASSPSPGPSSSHQHVPPVSQAMSVKLPEIKIPDFGGKLDEWIEFRDLFKSLVHANPQISAVQKLHYLRSAMKGEASRLISSFAITSDNYLLAWNTICDRYENKNFLVKQHMSAILKIPHVKRESSSALAELADEFNRHVGILDKLEASADHWNSFLVERLSSLLDEKSSMDWEAQCDDNAAPQYKDLLSFILKRSRTLQMCKPSQSAHPANVQKPTRSKLSSHIASENVIKCPCCKQAHAISQCESFLKLTPNNRLDFVKKNQLCINCLRGGHLAKDCRSSLCRTCAKRHHSLLHLPPIAPGSATVAVDQSSTTTSCTAVCSGETIVTQTKPSFSVSVAPSVVLSRTSPQANPSSVSVSSPQSLAVNSPSLSSPVYSNRRSEANEPLPRCPSDNMISSTPTMKPRDATVFLSTALVRVQDTDGIGHFARALLDSGSQSNFVSESLCQRLGLKRNRINLPVSGIGQATISVRYSVQISLASRFGKFVRDIDCLVLPKLTVNLPSCHVDISKWNIPRNLLLADPKFNISHGVDMIVGAELFFSLLESHQIVLDDNYPVLQKTLLGYVVCGKYSTNVPETVTCHVVTEQDLNSQLEKMWEIENLDVGKALTQVEQDVENHFLQTISRDTTGRFVVRLPFRESMDSLLDDSYDQALRRFLAMEKRFTRDPTLREEYVRFMDDYERLGHMEVGSRVAGPQYFLPHHAVHRPDSSTTKTRIVFDASSKGSGALSLNDYVFTADAEKMFRQIWIHPDDRRYLKIIWRRDPSLPLQVYQLNTVTYGLACSPYHAARVLTKLAEEDGQKYPLGAQVVIKRVYVDDALAGSDNLEDASETCRQLMELLRLGGFSLRKWSSNNPAVLKHIPTELWENASKMEICRSTVTALGLLWNPVGDYFDFKIPSFPELTKVTKRIVVSETAQLFDPLGLLGPIVISARAFVQRLWAKNISWDEELSVEESAWWMNFRKERVTCKLTPAEIERALKTVVQVAQATTFSSEYHQLTVNKLHPDRNIAVDSKSPLKNLNVFLDDDGLIRLNSRLSNVEGPPISTTFNDAPTLLANTRKAISSSSRAQLCDLFSLFPAEHEPTNGTPTFRAGNTCPRVLQVGARLLRAIQCSSVIRERG, from the exons ATGAGTACGTCGAAAAAATCGTCCctgcgtaaaaacacgcttcatcTGAAAGCTTTACACCGAAAGCGTGAAAACATCCTCGGTTCGGCTCTGTTAATCCAGCGTTTCGATGAACAATACGATATTAGCCAAGCCAATCAGGTCGCGATCAGAATCGAGCGTTTAGATGGGCTGTGGGATAAGTTTGAGGATACCGAGGATAAAATTGAAGCCATAGAAGATCAGGAAGAGGGTTTCTCGGAGGCTAGGCAAGAGTTTCAAAACCTTTACTTTGATCTAAAAGCGTCGTTGGTTAGCAAACTCCCCGGCGCGGCAACTGCCAGCTCACCTTCCCCTGGTCCAAGTTCCTCACACCAACATGTGCCGCCTGTTAGCCAAGCCATGTCGGTAAAGCTTCCCGAAATCAAAATACCCGATTTCGGAGGCAAATTGGATGAATGGATCGAATTCCGCGATCTTTTCAAATCGTTAGTGCACGCCAATCCCCAAATTTCCGCGGTTCAGAAGCTGCATTACCTTCGCAGTGCCATGAAGGGCGAAGCGTCGCGGTTGATCTCGTCATTTGCTATCACTTCCGATAATTACCTCCTCGCGTGGAATACGATCTGCGATCGGTATGAAAATAAGAACTTTCTCGTCAAGCAACACATGTCCGCGATTTTGAAGATTCCCCATGTCAAAAGGGAATCATCCTCTGCCCTGGCAGAGCTGGCCGACGAATTCAATCGGCATGTAGGCATTCTTGATAAGCTTGAAGCCAGTGCTGATCATTGGAACTCGTTCTTAGTAGAGCGCCTTAGCAGTCTCTTGGACGAGAAATCGTCGATGGACTGGGAAGCCCAGTGTGACGATAATGCTGCTCCGCAGTACAAAGATTTGTTGAGCTTTATTCTGAAACGGTCACGCACACTACAGATGTGCAAACCATCCCAGAGTGCTCACCCCGCGAACGTTCAGAAACCCACTCGATCAAAACTATCATCCCATATCGCGTCCGAAAACGTTATCAAATGCCCCTGCTGCAAACAGGCTCATGCTATCTCTCAGTGTGAGTCTTTCCTGAAGCTAACGCCCAACAATCGATTGGATTTCGTCAAAAAGAATCAGCTTTGTATCAACTGCCTTCGAGGCGGACACTTAGCCAAAGACTGCCGTAGCAGCCTATGCAGAACATGTGCAAAGAGACACCATAGTTTGCTTCATCTTCCCCCGATTGCACCAGGGTCTGCTACAGTTGCGGTGGACCAAAGCTCAACGACCACGAGCTGCACAGCGGTTTGTTCAGGCGAAACAATCGTCACTCAGACAAAACCCTCGTTCTCGGTATCGGTAGCACCATCGGTGGTGCTTTCGCGTACTTCACCACAGGCAAATCCGTCGTCGGTTAGTGTATCGTCGCCGCAATCGCTCGCCGTTAATAGTCCCTCTCTCTCGTCGCCGGTATACTCGAATCGTCGGTCCGAAGCAAATGAACCACTTCCCCGTTGCCCCTCTGATAACATGATATCGTCTACTCCAACAATGAAACCTCGAGATGCTACAGTGTTCCTATCTACAGCATTGGTACGAGTACAGGACACTGATGGCATTGGTCATTTTGCGAGAGCATTACTCGATAGCGGATCTCAATCCAACTTCGTGTCGGAGTCTCTTTGTCAAAGACTAGGACTCAAACGTAACCGTATAAATCTACCTGTGAGCGGCATTGGCCAAGCAACGATTAGTGTTCGCTACAGTGTGCAAATCTCTCTTGCGTCAcggttcgggaaatttgtgcgagACATTGACTGTCTTGTGCTACCCAAATTGACTGTCAATCTACCTAGCTGCCATGTAGACATCTCGAAATGGAATATCCCTCGCAACTTACTACTTGCAGACCCAAAATTCAATATCAGTCACGGTGTCGACATGATCGTTGGAGCCGAGCTATTTTTCTCGTTGCTTGAATCCCATCAAATAGTTTTGGACGATAATTACCCAgtcttgcaaaaaacgttgctcGGTTACGTGGTTTGTGGAAAATACTCAACCAACGTCCCTGAAACAGTAACCTGCCATGTTGTTACTGAACAGGATTTGAACTCCCAGTTGGAGAAAATGTGGGAAATCGAAAATCTCGACGTTGGTAAGGCACTCACACAGGTAGAACAGGATGTCGAAAACCACTTTCTCCAAACAATATCACGTGACACCACCGGTCGTTTCGTCGTACGCCTCCCCTTTCGTGAGTCCATGGACTCGTTGTTGGATGACTCCTACGATCAAGCGTTGCGGCGCTTCCTTGCAATGGAAAAGAGGTTCACTCGAGACCCAACCCTGCGTGAGGAGTACGTGAGGTTCATGGACGACTATGAACGATTAGGGCATATGGAAGTAGGTTCTCGTGTCGCGGGCCCGCAGTATTTTCTCCCCCATCATGCTGTCCACCGTCCCGATAGCAGCACGACGAAGACACGAATCGTGTTCGATGCCAGCAGCAAGGGATCTGGTGCTCTTTCCCTTAACGAC TACGTCTTCACCGCGGATGCGGAAAAAATGTTCCGCCAAATATGGATCCATCCCGATGACCgtcgttatttgaaaatcatctgGCGTCGAGATCCGTCTTTGCCACTGCAAGTTTATCAGCTAAACACTGTGACTTATGGGCTCGCCTGCTCACCGTATCATGCAGCACGCGTGCTCACTAAGCTGGCTGAGGAAGATGGGCAGAAATATCCTCTTGGTGCGCAAGTTGTCATTAAACGCGTCTACGTCGACGACGCGTTAGCTGGAAGTGACAATTTGGAAGATGCCAGCGAAACATGCCGCCAGCTGATGGAGTTGCTGCGTCTCGGAGGGTTTTCTTTACGGAAGTGGAGCAGCAACAACCCAGCAGTTCTGAAACACATTCCGACAGAATTGTGGGAAAACGCGTCTAAAATGGAAATCTGTCGTTCAACTGTGACCGCCCTGGGACTTCTTTGGAATCCAGTGGGTGATTATTTCGACTTTAAAATACCATCGTTCCCAGAATTGACCAAAGTGACGAAACGTATTGTAGTGTCTGAAACTGCTCAGCTTTTTGACCCTCTGGGTCTGCTCGGACCGATTGTTATAAGCGCCAGAGCTTTCGTTCAACGACTATGGGCAAAAAACATTTCGTGGGACGAAGAGCTATCGGTAGAAGAGAGTGCCTGGTGGATGAACTTTCGAA AAGAACGTGTCACCTGCAAACTGACACCTGCTGAAATCGAAAGGGCTCTTAAGACGGTCGTCCAAGTTGCACAAGCAACCACCTTCTCCAGCGAATATCACCAGCTAACCGTCAACAAGCTACACCCTGATCGGAACATTGCTGTCGATTCGAAGTCTCCTCTGAAGAATCTCAATGTTTTCCTGGACGACGACGGGTTGATTCGTCTTAACAGTCGGTTGAGCAACGTAGAAGGCCC GCCCATCTCTACTACTTTCAACGATGCGCCAACGCTATTGGCCAATACAAGGAAGGCAATTAGTTCGTCGAGTCGTGCGCAATTGTGTGACCTGTTTTCGCTGTTCCCCGCCGAACATGAACCAACAAATGGCACCCCTACCTTCCGTGCGGGTAACACCTGCCCGCGTGTTCTCCAAGTCGGGGCTAGATTACTGCGGGCCATTCAGTGTTCGTCCGTTATACGGGAGAGGGGCTAG